In SAR116 cluster alpha proteobacterium HIMB100, one DNA window encodes the following:
- a CDS encoding Calx-beta domain-containing protein (PFAM: Calx-beta domain), with amino-acid sequence MNLSGPSATAVTANYTVTGTASGGGTDYTLADGTITIAANTTSDNITIASIVDDSLYEGDETVILNLSSPSGATLGATTAHSYTITENEAVPTIQFNSASSNGLESVSSKTVAVTLSGPTTSAVTANYTVTGTATGGGADYTLADGTITIAANSISDNITIASIIDDNLYEGDETVILTLSSPSGATLGATTAHSYTITENEAVPTIQFNAATSSGAESVSSASIQVDLSGASSTDITATFTVTGTATGGGSDHNLANGSVLIAATNLSANINISSIIDDSLYEGDETIIVTLSAPSGATLGSTDAHSYTITDNEVQPTIQFNAASSSGAESVSSAVLQVDLSGASASAVTANYTVTGTATGGGTDYTLADGTITIAANSISDNITIASIIDDNLYEGDETVIVTLSSPTGATLGATTAHSYTITDNDAQPTIQFNAASSSGVESVSSAVIQVSLSRASSTDITATYTVSGTASGGGTDHNLASGTVLVSATTTSANITIPGITDDNLYEGDETVILTLSSPSGASLGATTAHTYTITDNEAVPTIEFNNASSNGAEAVSSKDITVSLSGPSTSAVTANYTVTGTATGGGTDYILADGTITIAANTTSDNITIASIADDNLYEGDETVIVTLSAPSGATLGSTTAHTYTITDNEGMPTIQFNSAASNGSETISSKVIAVTLSGPTTSAVTASYTVTGTATGGGTDYTLADGTVTIAANTTSDNITIASIIDDNLYEGDETVIITLSAPSGATLGPTTAHTYTITENDTLPTLQFSLAASSGAESVSSKDVAVVLSGPTTSTVTASYAVTGSATGGGTDYTLADGTITIAANSTSDNITISSIIDDSFYEGDETVILTLSAPTGATLGSVSTHTYTINDNEGTPTLSVTDRAGASQQVSSSYPMAVSLSVPSSSIVTVDYAAAGGTATEGKDYNLQAGTLTFQAGETAKNIIVTILPDSTVEGSETLLVSLTNPTGGAVIGNNTGIFTISPDPNIPVVEKAIEETQTIVAEHVNMQGRDLMLASQNLIKTTIDNLVVQTVQASRSGQQNRDVQTAGRPQSPSTSFSFQEEPGWGQKIIDGINLLEVDANDFGARGALDFNHYEPLANRRDAIITKITAAFSQQDNGPESASIMASLAKETKSADGQSVSARFIHLAQTNADFSHRQTGTQDSKSVSVGMYSVYSPGVDFLFTSYLSVGVSQTEMDIEFDTAKVKDVFNSYNAQAGISLSGAYRGPSLTFTIKGAIDGLVSRQEERHANVLVGSSYYRALIEGRTVSDYSGTLTPMFIFDLGGPRAQTFEFSPSIKCGNGTADKSCGYGVKTSLSQMFSRSDGHYSVGLAYDRYRKTDTISYSLDINQPVFGGRGARFDANLNHKVDPSQSRWRGDFGIETEFKLPLQFVN; translated from the coding sequence GCTGGCAGATGGCACAATCACCATTGCAGCCAATACAACCTCTGACAACATCACCATTGCCTCTATTGTGGATGACAGCTTGTATGAAGGGGATGAGACTGTAATTCTAAACCTGTCTTCTCCGTCAGGGGCAACGCTTGGGGCGACGACTGCTCACAGCTATACCATTACCGAAAATGAAGCAGTCCCCACAATCCAGTTTAATTCTGCTTCCTCAAATGGGTTGGAATCTGTCTCCTCTAAAACGGTTGCGGTGACGCTTTCAGGTCCGACCACATCTGCTGTCACGGCAAATTACACAGTTACTGGCACGGCAACCGGGGGCGGGGCTGATTACACGCTGGCAGATGGCACAATCACCATTGCGGCAAATAGCATATCAGATAACATCACCATCGCTTCAATTATTGACGATAATCTGTATGAAGGGGATGAGACCGTAATTCTAACCCTGTCTTCTCCGTCAGGGGCAACGCTTGGGGCGACGACCGCTCACAGCTATACCATTACTGAAAATGAAGCAGTCCCCACAATCCAGTTTAATGCGGCGACGTCTTCTGGCGCGGAATCGGTATCATCTGCATCCATACAGGTTGACCTTTCTGGCGCTTCATCAACTGACATCACAGCCACATTCACTGTGACAGGAACGGCAACTGGCGGGGGGAGCGATCATAATCTTGCCAATGGTAGCGTTCTCATCGCAGCCACAAATCTGTCTGCAAATATAAATATTTCTTCTATCATTGATGACAGCCTGTATGAGGGTGACGAGACAATAATTGTGACCTTATCAGCACCATCTGGAGCAACGCTTGGGTCAACAGACGCGCACAGCTATACAATTACAGATAATGAGGTTCAGCCCACAATCCAGTTCAATGCTGCATCCTCATCAGGGGCTGAATCTGTCTCTTCTGCTGTTTTGCAGGTTGATTTATCCGGTGCGTCAGCATCAGCTGTCACAGCCAATTACACTGTGACAGGGACAGCAACCGGAGGCGGGACTGATTACACCCTTGCCGATGGGACAATAACGATTGCGGCAAATAGCATATCAGATAACATCACCATCGCTTCAATTATTGACGATAATCTGTATGAAGGTGACGAAACGGTCATTGTGACCTTATCTTCTCCGACAGGGGCCACGCTTGGGGCGACGACCGCTCATAGCTATACAATAACAGATAATGACGCTCAGCCCACAATCCAGTTCAATGCTGCATCCTCATCAGGGGTTGAATCTGTCTCATCAGCGGTAATTCAGGTCTCCTTGTCTCGCGCTTCGTCAACGGATATCACGGCGACATATACTGTATCAGGGACTGCATCTGGTGGCGGAACAGATCATAATCTAGCTAGCGGGACAGTGCTTGTTTCTGCCACCACCACATCTGCGAATATCACTATCCCTGGCATCACAGACGATAATCTTTATGAAGGTGACGAGACCGTTATCCTGACATTATCTTCACCCTCTGGAGCCAGTCTTGGCGCAACAACAGCTCATACATACACAATCACAGATAATGAGGCTGTGCCGACGATAGAGTTCAACAATGCTTCATCAAATGGCGCAGAGGCCGTATCTTCAAAAGATATTACGGTTTCCCTGTCAGGCCCGAGCACATCAGCTGTAACGGCAAATTATACCGTCACAGGAACCGCGACCGGTGGCGGGACAGATTACATACTTGCAGATGGCACAATCACGATTGCGGCCAATACAACATCTGACAATATCACCATTGCTTCGATAGCAGATGACAATCTTTATGAAGGGGATGAAACGGTTATTGTCACCTTATCTGCACCATCAGGGGCGACTTTAGGGTCGACTACTGCCCATACTTATACCATTACAGATAATGAAGGTATGCCAACGATACAGTTTAACTCGGCTGCGTCCAATGGCTCAGAAACCATATCTTCCAAAGTGATTGCGGTCACATTATCTGGTCCGACCACATCAGCTGTAACAGCTTCATATACTGTAACAGGAACAGCGACCGGCGGCGGCACAGACTATACCCTTGCTGACGGAACTGTAACGATTGCGGCCAATACTACGTCAGATAATATCACCATTGCCTCGATTATTGACGATAATCTTTATGAAGGGGATGAAACGGTTATTATCACCTTATCTGCACCATCAGGCGCGACATTAGGGCCGACGACCGCACATACTTATACAATTACCGAAAATGACACATTGCCAACCCTCCAGTTCAGTCTGGCCGCCTCAAGTGGCGCAGAGTCTGTATCTTCAAAGGATGTTGCTGTTGTCCTTTCTGGGCCGACCACTTCAACAGTAACAGCCTCTTATGCTGTTACCGGCTCAGCTACAGGCGGCGGGACTGATTATACTCTTGCCGATGGCACAATCACCATTGCAGCCAATAGCACATCAGATAACATCACCATCTCCTCAATTATTGACGATAGTTTTTACGAAGGTGACGAAACGGTCATTTTGACATTGTCTGCGCCAACGGGGGCGACGCTCGGTTCTGTTAGCACGCATACCTACACAATTAATGATAATGAGGGCACACCTACATTGTCTGTTACCGACCGCGCAGGGGCTAGCCAGCAGGTCTCTTCAAGCTATCCAATGGCAGTGTCCTTGTCTGTACCTTCAAGTTCGATTGTCACAGTTGATTATGCAGCTGCTGGTGGCACCGCTACTGAAGGTAAAGACTATAATCTTCAAGCAGGAACACTTACCTTCCAGGCAGGTGAAACAGCAAAAAATATTATTGTAACAATTTTGCCAGACAGTACGGTTGAGGGGTCTGAAACGCTGCTCGTGTCTTTAACTAATCCCACGGGTGGTGCTGTGATAGGGAATAACACAGGGATATTTACAATATCGCCAGATCCAAATATCCCCGTTGTGGAAAAAGCAATTGAAGAAACGCAGACCATTGTTGCTGAACATGTGAATATGCAAGGTCGTGATCTCATGCTGGCATCACAAAATCTTATTAAAACAACTATCGATAATCTTGTGGTGCAAACTGTACAGGCAAGCCGGAGTGGGCAACAAAACAGAGATGTGCAAACGGCAGGTCGGCCTCAGTCGCCATCGACCTCCTTTTCCTTCCAGGAAGAGCCAGGGTGGGGACAAAAAATTATTGATGGGATCAATTTGCTGGAAGTTGACGCGAATGATTTTGGGGCAAGAGGAGCGCTTGATTTTAACCACTATGAACCGCTGGCTAACAGAAGAGACGCCATAATCACAAAGATAACAGCAGCCTTCAGCCAGCAAGATAATGGCCCTGAATCTGCCAGCATAATGGCCAGTTTAGCGAAAGAGACAAAATCTGCAGATGGCCAGTCTGTGTCCGCGCGCTTCATACATCTTGCTCAAACAAATGCTGACTTTTCTCACCGCCAAACAGGAACGCAAGATTCAAAAAGCGTGTCTGTCGGCATGTACAGTGTTTACAGCCCTGGTGTCGATTTCTTGTTTACCTCTTACCTTTCTGTTGGTGTATCTCAGACCGAGATGGATATTGAGTTTGATACAGCAAAAGTGAAGGATGTATTCAACAGCTATAATGCACAAGCAGGCATATCACTTTCTGGTGCTTATCGCGGGCCGTCCTTAACATTTACTATCAAAGGGGCCATTGACGGCTTAGTGAGCAGACAGGAAGAAAGACATGCAAATGTGTTGGTCGGCTCTTCCTACTACAGAGCGTTGATAGAGGGACGAACTGTCAGTGATTACAGCGGAACGCTTACACCAATGTTCATATTTGACCTTGGCGGTCCAAGAGCACAGACATTTGAATTTTCTCCCTCCATCAAATGCGGAAACGGAACAGCAGACAAAAGCTGCGGATATGGTGTAAAAACCAGTCTTTCACAAATGTTTAGTCGTTCCGATGGCCATTATTCGGTTGGGCTTGCTTATGACAGATACAGAAAGACGGACACAATATCGTACTCGCTTGATATTAACCAACCAGTCTTTGGTGGTCGTGGTGCGCGTTTTGATGCGAATCTAAACCATAAAGTTGATCCGAGCCAAAGCCGCTGGAGAGGAGATTTCGGTATCGAAACTGAATTTAAATTGCCTCTTCAATTCGTCAATTGA
- a CDS encoding EamA-like transporter family (PFAM: EamA-like transporter family), with protein MTDNYIRAAFQKALPWAFLLVMGTAWGLSFSLGKIAVENGAKPFGVAQFQVMFAGIVLLFIAVIRRKSIQDMKDKLGFIFCVAMLGAAIPGVLFYYAAPHVPAGVLSITVALIPLMTYGFSIPLKLETFSVVRVVGLVFGVIAIGLIALPENSLPDPAALPWILIACISALCYAVENIILGFKSALTVGPMRLAMGMNLMAAVTLLPVTILTDSFFSPSFPPQTVDYAVIGLGLITVVAYTMFVLSVALFGSVFSSQVGYIVTLAGVFWGMFIFGESPSVWIWLSLSAMIIGLALVTPRKKA; from the coding sequence ATGACGGATAACTATATCAGAGCAGCATTTCAAAAAGCCCTCCCATGGGCTTTTCTTCTTGTTATGGGAACAGCGTGGGGGCTATCTTTTTCTCTTGGTAAAATTGCTGTTGAAAATGGCGCAAAGCCCTTTGGTGTGGCTCAGTTTCAGGTGATGTTTGCTGGCATCGTCCTGCTTTTCATTGCCGTCATTCGCAGAAAATCAATTCAGGATATGAAAGATAAGCTGGGCTTTATCTTTTGTGTCGCTATGCTGGGAGCCGCTATCCCCGGTGTTTTGTTTTATTATGCAGCACCACATGTTCCCGCGGGGGTGTTGTCGATCACAGTCGCGCTGATCCCTCTGATGACCTACGGGTTTTCTATCCCGCTGAAGCTGGAGACATTTTCTGTTGTGCGCGTGGTGGGCCTGGTTTTTGGCGTCATTGCGATTGGATTGATTGCCCTGCCAGAAAACAGCTTGCCTGATCCGGCTGCACTTCCCTGGATATTAATCGCATGCATCAGCGCACTTTGTTATGCTGTTGAAAACATAATTCTGGGGTTCAAATCGGCACTCACTGTTGGGCCAATGAGGCTGGCAATGGGCATGAATTTGATGGCAGCGGTAACATTGCTGCCAGTCACTATTCTGACAGACAGCTTTTTCAGCCCAAGCTTCCCGCCTCAAACCGTTGATTATGCAGTGATCGGATTAGGTTTGATCACTGTGGTAGCTTATACGATGTTTGTCTTATCTGTTGCACTTTTTGGGTCTGTTTTTTCCAGTCAGGTTGGATATATCGTCACCTTGGCCGGCGTGTTTTGGGGAATGTTTATTTTTGGCGAGAGCCCATCTGTTTGGATCTGGCTTTCGCTTTCAGCCATGATTATCGGGCTTGCCCTTGTAACCCCCCGAAAGAAAGCATAA
- a CDS encoding trimethylamine:corrinoid methyltransferase (PFAM: Trimethylamine methyltransferase (MTTB)) translates to MGETPDRLEKLFLAKGAEKTAEGRIIFARFLVEDTIAQAAQRFIFHGRDPDRSIEVGGESVHFGTGGAAVQTLDIYSGDYRPSTLQDLYDFTRIQDQLKNVSWFTRCCIATDVPDIFDLDVNTVYALLRGTTKPMATSFTLAEHVTPIVQMLDFAEGGDGAFSQRPYLKAHISPIISPMRFGEDAVDVTFECIRHNIPVSCITAAQAGATAPATLAGFLAQSLAETLASLLMVNCISPGYPMVFSNWPFVVDLRTGAFSGGGGETALLNAASAQLSNALGLPSGVACSMSDAKAIDAQYGSEKGLTALSAALAGGNLIYESSGMTAALLGASFEAFLIDDEMHSAIYRTMRGIEVNDETIGLDVIKQSIFGEGHFLGHEHTMAAMERDYFYPLLADRSPPITWSEDGRSTMWQRANQQVKAILDSYKPAYLEVEKDRAIREKFKILLTD, encoded by the coding sequence ATGGGTGAAACACCTGACAGGCTGGAAAAGCTATTCCTGGCCAAAGGTGCAGAGAAAACAGCTGAAGGCCGGATTATCTTTGCCCGATTCTTAGTAGAGGATACAATTGCGCAGGCGGCACAACGCTTTATCTTTCACGGTCGTGACCCAGACCGTTCTATCGAAGTAGGCGGTGAAAGTGTGCATTTTGGCACAGGAGGGGCGGCAGTTCAGACATTAGATATATATTCTGGTGATTACCGACCATCAACATTGCAAGACCTGTATGATTTCACAAGAATACAGGATCAGCTGAAAAATGTGAGCTGGTTCACCAGATGCTGTATCGCGACTGATGTCCCTGATATTTTTGATTTGGATGTGAATACGGTTTATGCGCTGCTGCGCGGAACAACAAAGCCAATGGCCACCTCATTCACCCTGGCCGAGCATGTAACGCCGATTGTTCAGATGCTTGACTTTGCTGAAGGCGGTGATGGTGCGTTTTCACAGCGCCCTTACTTAAAAGCACATATCAGCCCGATTATCTCGCCTATGCGGTTTGGTGAAGATGCAGTTGATGTCACGTTTGAATGTATCCGGCATAATATCCCTGTATCCTGTATTACCGCAGCACAGGCGGGTGCTACGGCACCAGCAACCTTGGCGGGCTTCCTTGCCCAGTCCTTGGCAGAGACCCTTGCCAGTTTGCTTATGGTGAATTGTATCAGTCCTGGCTATCCAATGGTGTTTTCCAATTGGCCGTTTGTTGTTGACTTGCGCACTGGTGCTTTTTCTGGTGGCGGTGGAGAGACAGCCTTGTTGAATGCGGCATCTGCACAACTGAGTAACGCGCTGGGCCTGCCTTCAGGAGTGGCCTGTTCAATGTCTGATGCAAAAGCTATCGATGCCCAATATGGCAGTGAAAAGGGGCTCACCGCCCTTTCTGCTGCGCTGGCAGGCGGAAACCTTATTTATGAAAGTTCAGGTATGACTGCTGCTTTGCTGGGGGCGTCTTTCGAAGCCTTTCTGATTGATGATGAAATGCATAGTGCCATTTATCGGACGATGCGCGGTATTGAAGTGAATGACGAGACCATCGGGTTGGACGTGATTAAGCAAAGCATATTCGGGGAAGGTCACTTTCTTGGACATGAACACACAATGGCAGCAATGGAACGGGACTATTTCTATCCTTTGCTTGCAGATCGCAGCCCGCCAATAACCTGGTCAGAAGACGGACGTTCAACAATGTGGCAGAGAGCCAATCAACAAGTTAAAGCAATTTTGGACAGCTATAAGCCTGCTTATCTGGAGGTGGAAAAGGACAGAGCAATCAGAGAAAAATTCAAGATATTGCTCACCGACTGA
- a CDS encoding glycine cleavage system T protein (aminomethyltransferase) (PFAM: Aminomethyltransferase folate-binding domain; Glycine cleavage T-protein C-terminal barrel domain; FAD dependent oxidoreductase), whose protein sequence is MKSSARVVVIGGGIAGCSTLYHLTREGWSDVVLVERDELTSGTTWHSAAQVTNFGMNQTMVGLKSHSIALYKALAEDDDYPINYHHADGGIRLANTEAQMEGYRHFASMAKGMGVDFEVIDAEECQRRHPLISTENLVGGLWDPLDGDIDPAQLCQALARKARLAGAEIYRHTPVTALTQRDDDTWCVHTAKGDIDCEIVVNACGYRVNEVGAMMGVHHPVMSMEHQYFVTETIAEIAQAEHRMPLLRCPISDYYCRQEKDGLLLGFYEQDCKTWGMGGIDPHFTNALCPDDLDRVTDVLEGAFARMPALTRAGIHTVVNGPITYTIDGAPLVGPVPGKRNAFCIIGLRAGLGEGGGHGWLLAQQIVHGEACYDTWCLDPRRFSGHGNVELTALKAIEEYQNEFRFHFPHEHRPAGRPIKSTPLTAVLAAEGAEFGVVNGWERVAYIKPSADFVETHSFRFTESFDVVRQEIEHLHNYVGLTEVNGFNRIEISGTGVHSWLDRLICGHVPRKKGRVGLGYLLNEQGNVKCEATLANLDDGRIWYGSAAASEIHDYEWLQRHLPDDGSVQLHSLTNDYTILLLAGPQSRQVLQATTRLDCSPQSFKWLDVKTAFVGIAPAVIMAVSYSGEEAFEIHVPNNQLYAAYLSLRKAGEAFRLKLFGSMAVESMRLEKGFLHWKADLITEFNPVETGLSRFVNMNKDFIGKEALQLMISKGMRRQLVSLVIDCSHAPSHGGASVYHNDQLIGTVTSSAWGHRVSKNIALAFIEPEYAAIGTSLAVDVMGIKTSATIVQPILFDPENRRLKPDA, encoded by the coding sequence ATGAAGTCGTCTGCGCGCGTGGTGGTAATTGGCGGTGGTATTGCTGGATGTTCCACTCTTTATCATTTGACCCGTGAAGGATGGTCAGATGTTGTTCTTGTGGAAAGAGATGAGCTGACATCTGGAACCACTTGGCATTCTGCTGCTCAGGTTACAAATTTTGGAATGAATCAGACGATGGTAGGGCTGAAAAGCCATTCTATCGCTCTTTATAAAGCCCTTGCCGAAGATGATGATTACCCAATTAATTATCACCATGCTGATGGCGGCATCCGGCTGGCAAATACAGAAGCTCAAATGGAAGGCTACCGACATTTTGCGTCTATGGCCAAAGGGATGGGCGTTGATTTTGAAGTCATTGACGCTGAAGAATGTCAGCGTCGTCACCCATTGATATCAACCGAAAATCTTGTTGGGGGGCTATGGGATCCGCTGGATGGTGACATCGATCCAGCCCAATTATGTCAGGCACTTGCCCGCAAGGCTCGTCTGGCAGGTGCAGAAATCTATCGTCACACACCTGTTACAGCACTGACACAGCGTGATGATGATACATGGTGCGTGCACACCGCTAAGGGCGATATTGACTGCGAGATTGTCGTGAATGCCTGTGGGTACAGGGTCAATGAGGTTGGTGCGATGATGGGAGTGCATCATCCGGTTATGTCGATGGAGCATCAATATTTTGTCACCGAAACCATAGCTGAAATTGCACAAGCAGAACATCGTATGCCGTTGCTGCGCTGTCCGATTTCTGATTATTATTGCCGGCAGGAAAAAGATGGCTTGCTGCTGGGGTTTTATGAACAGGATTGTAAAACCTGGGGTATGGGCGGAATTGATCCTCATTTTACCAACGCGCTTTGCCCTGATGATCTGGACCGTGTCACAGATGTTCTGGAAGGGGCCTTTGCGCGTATGCCTGCGCTGACAAGAGCGGGCATTCACACTGTTGTAAACGGGCCGATCACCTACACGATTGACGGTGCGCCGCTGGTTGGTCCTGTTCCCGGGAAGCGAAATGCTTTTTGTATCATTGGCTTGCGTGCCGGCCTTGGTGAGGGGGGCGGTCATGGCTGGCTTTTGGCGCAACAGATTGTGCATGGGGAAGCTTGCTATGATACATGGTGTCTCGATCCCCGTCGTTTTTCAGGGCATGGTAATGTTGAATTGACAGCCCTGAAGGCGATCGAAGAATATCAAAATGAATTCCGGTTTCATTTTCCCCATGAACATCGCCCAGCGGGCCGACCGATAAAGTCGACACCATTAACAGCTGTCCTTGCCGCCGAGGGCGCAGAATTTGGAGTTGTGAATGGTTGGGAACGTGTGGCCTATATCAAACCATCAGCTGATTTTGTCGAGACTCACAGCTTTCGCTTCACTGAGAGCTTTGACGTTGTTCGCCAAGAGATAGAGCATCTGCATAATTATGTTGGCCTGACAGAGGTTAACGGATTTAACCGGATTGAGATTTCAGGAACCGGTGTGCATAGCTGGCTTGACCGTTTGATTTGTGGTCATGTTCCGCGAAAGAAAGGCCGGGTTGGGTTAGGCTATCTTCTGAATGAACAGGGCAATGTGAAATGTGAGGCAACCCTTGCTAATCTTGATGATGGTCGCATCTGGTATGGTTCAGCGGCCGCGTCAGAAATTCATGATTATGAATGGCTCCAGCGTCATCTGCCTGACGATGGTTCTGTTCAGTTACACAGCCTGACCAATGATTACACCATCCTGCTCCTTGCCGGACCACAATCAAGGCAGGTTCTGCAGGCCACAACCAGACTTGATTGCTCGCCACAATCTTTCAAATGGCTTGATGTCAAAACAGCTTTTGTGGGCATTGCGCCAGCAGTTATCATGGCTGTCAGCTATTCAGGAGAAGAGGCATTTGAGATTCATGTGCCCAATAATCAGCTTTATGCTGCTTATCTGTCTTTGCGCAAGGCTGGGGAGGCCTTCAGGCTGAAGCTGTTCGGCTCTATGGCTGTTGAATCCATGCGCTTAGAAAAGGGGTTTTTGCATTGGAAAGCAGATCTGATCACAGAATTTAACCCGGTGGAAACAGGGTTAAGCCGGTTTGTGAATATGAATAAAGATTTTATCGGCAAAGAGGCCCTCCAGCTGATGATTTCAAAGGGGATGCGTCGGCAGCTGGTGTCTCTGGTGATTGATTGTAGCCATGCTCCCAGCCATGGCGGCGCATCAGTTTATCATAATGACCAGCTGATCGGCACCGTAACCTCATCAGCATGGGGACACAGAGTAAGTAAAAATATTGCTTTGGCTTTTATCGAACCAGAATATGCAGCTATTGGCACTTCCTTGGCGGTCGATGTGATGGGTATCAAGACTTCAGCCACAATTGTGCAACCCATTCTGTTTGATCCAGAAAACAGACGCCTGAAGCCTGATGCATGA
- a CDS encoding cupin domain-containing protein (PFAM: Cupin domain), which yields MSSDDDYNRLIAAVRKAYIAYPALSDFTPLPADLPRQSLVPEHRACSTSLQSETGLQPSGLPDLQEQIIASAPFMKWRQVYTDNQKNAFMEKLGCYAIVGEGGPFASDEMRLFVIYMPRNLYYPWHIHPAEELYMVISGEAVFKREGHADKVLSQGQSMFHESNQPHAIETFDTPMLSLVAWRNHLHIPPVLVDID from the coding sequence ATGAGCAGCGATGATGATTATAACCGGCTCATAGCTGCCGTTCGAAAAGCTTATATTGCATATCCGGCTCTGTCTGACTTCACACCTTTGCCAGCAGATTTGCCGAGGCAATCTCTGGTTCCTGAACATCGCGCATGCAGCACATCACTTCAATCAGAAACAGGGCTACAGCCATCTGGCCTGCCGGACCTGCAAGAACAGATTATTGCATCAGCCCCTTTTATGAAGTGGCGACAGGTCTACACCGATAATCAGAAAAATGCCTTTATGGAGAAGCTGGGCTGTTATGCGATTGTCGGCGAGGGCGGTCCATTTGCGTCAGACGAGATGCGGTTATTTGTTATCTATATGCCTCGGAATCTTTACTATCCCTGGCATATTCATCCTGCCGAAGAGCTGTATATGGTTATTTCTGGTGAAGCTGTGTTTAAACGGGAAGGCCATGCAGATAAAGTGCTGTCACAAGGCCAGTCAATGTTTCATGAGAGCAATCAGCCACATGCGATTGAAACATTTGATACGCCTATGCTCAGCCTTGTCGCCTGGCGGAATCATTTGCATATACCGCCTGTTTTGGTGGATATCGACTAG
- a CDS encoding ABC-type proline/glycine betaine transport system, periplasmic component (PFAM: Substrate binding domain of ABC-type glycine betaine transport system): protein MKNLLKSAVVAAALFSATAVSAQEKVMISDPNWNGARAVGHVIKAIITGQMGGEAEILTGMNQQPVIFAGMDKGDGSIDVHPDMWMPNWQSAWDQYVTGNGTVKTNNGYAGTSLLYVPTYLADKVNSIEDLKNPEIAAMFDSDGDGLGEYWAGDVTWASTKRWQVKFKSYGLDGLWEPNIISGDTFKAGLAAAYAASQPQLFYYWTPEALHVQYDLTALKEPARFDGCEQLDLDAENWLEVSEFECEGTAASVYIAYSASLEERNPKVAAMLSRMQLTGDEVGLWIQEMFENKRDPAEVAADWIAENQDLVNSWVNG, encoded by the coding sequence ATGAAAAATCTGCTTAAATCTGCGGTCGTTGCGGCCGCGCTGTTCTCAGCAACAGCTGTATCCGCTCAGGAAAAGGTCATGATCTCTGACCCGAACTGGAACGGTGCTCGCGCAGTAGGCCATGTGATTAAAGCCATTATCACAGGTCAAATGGGCGGTGAGGCTGAAATTCTAACAGGCATGAACCAACAGCCTGTTATCTTTGCCGGCATGGACAAGGGTGACGGGTCTATTGATGTTCATCCTGATATGTGGATGCCTAACTGGCAGTCTGCTTGGGATCAGTATGTAACTGGCAATGGCACAGTGAAAACCAATAACGGTTATGCTGGCACATCACTTCTGTATGTTCCGACTTATTTAGCAGACAAAGTCAATTCAATTGAAGATCTGAAAAATCCGGAAATCGCAGCCATGTTTGACTCAGACGGTGACGGTCTGGGCGAATATTGGGCAGGTGATGTCACCTGGGCGTCAACCAAAAGATGGCAGGTTAAGTTTAAATCTTATGGTCTTGACGGTCTTTGGGAGCCAAACATCATTTCAGGTGACACATTCAAAGCTGGCCTGGCGGCAGCCTATGCCGCTTCACAGCCTCAGCTGTTCTATTACTGGACACCAGAAGCTCTGCATGTTCAGTACGACCTGACAGCTCTGAAAGAACCAGCTCGCTTTGACGGGTGTGAGCAGTTGGACCTAGACGCGGAAAACTGGCTTGAAGTGTCTGAATTTGAATGTGAAGGCACAGCAGCTTCAGTCTATATCGCTTACTCAGCTTCGCTTGAAGAGCGCAACCCAAAGGTCGCTGCAATGCTGAGCCGTATGCAGCTGACTGGTGATGAAGTCGGTTTGTGGATTCAGGAAATGTTTGAAAATAAGCGTGACCCTGCAGAAGTCGCAGCGGACTGGATTGCTGAAAATCAGGACTTGGTAAATAGTTGGGTTAACGGCTAA